The region AGCACCCGCGATGAACGCCCTGAACTCATCGGCCGAGAACGTCAGCATGGGGCCGGTCCGGTCCTTGCTGTCACGCAGCGCTCGACCGCCACCAGGCAAAACGGCAGCTTCAACGCAGTTGCCGTTGTTTCCGGAGTACGACGACTTGACCCACTCCAGCGGGCGTGAGCCGGGTTTGGTTGTTGGCTTCATCAGCCCTGTTCCATTTCCTTGAGGGCGTCGTAGATGAGCGCCCGGGACTTGCTGACGTTGGCGGCTGCCATGTTGAGACGACGGAACAGCATCGTGTACGTCTCCACGTCGGCCGCGTCCTCGTAGTAGAA is a window of Streptomyces sp. B21-083 DNA encoding:
- a CDS encoding DUF397 domain-containing protein, producing the protein MKPTTKPGSRPLEWVKSSYSGNNGNCVEAAVLPGGGRALRDSKDRTGPMLTFSADEFRAFIAGASAGEFGQQ